CTGGTCATTTTACGCTAGAAATCGCTTCGTGAACGCCCCATACTCTACGTTCTTCTCTGCTAATGGGTAGAACAGGAAATCAACAGGGTCTAATTGAACGCTGAGAGTTAGAATTTGCAGTGGAATCCTATGTGGGTTCCATAGTTGGTCGCATAAGCATATGTCTGAGTCCAACCGAAACCCAATGTAACCCCTGAGAGAGAAGTAAATTGCTGCGAGTCGATGATTCCTCTGAAGCTGAGATGACTATATATTTGGATATGAGCATGAAGGTTTACATACATCCAACCAAAAATGTTGGGGATTTGGATGGCGGTATGAGCAGTGACCCAGTGTGTGCCTCCCGATTGGATTGACGCATCTGCATGCGCCACGCTTGTAGCTGGAGAGTGAACAATGGCAATACTTTTCAGCGCATCGAATATTGCTTTAAGCTCTTCGTCATTATGGACAACAATAGGCACTACCCCTTCGGGGACTGAGTCGACGCTCTGTAAGCGGTAGAAATCCATGAGTTCTTAGGAGATTGCATTGTCGTTGTTTTGCACGAACCCATCCTTAGTGGCAAAAGCTGAGGATGAGGCAGACAAAATAACTATTAGGCACATAATAATCATGAATTTTCTCACCATAACAGCTCCTTCCTAAATAAGCATTGGTTGTTTGTGTGTTTAGCGTTCAATGCCCTCAGATGTACGCTTTGGGGACTCACTGATACGCCTGTCCGCAACGGGCAAGCGGCAAGTCCCGTTTGAATGCCTAAGTGTAAGGGGCACGATATGTCCTCCACACACAGAACTACCGGATCGTTATTGAAGTGTCAGCAATTTCTGAACATCTACCATTTCATTGCCACTTGGTGTTCGGTAAGAGTTCTCAGAGCAAGTGTTGCTGCGGACAATTCGGCTCCGGTGAGTCCCATTGCATTGCAAGAGGCGGCGTCTGTATAGCATCATCGACACGTGCTAGTCCTCACAGTTTTTATAGGTTGCGATATTACTTGGAGCGTTATGACGAGAACTGTGAGCAATCTTTTCAAGTGGTCAACACCTCTCTTCCATGTTTTGTTGACTGGCTACGAAGAGCATAGCATGTGGTAGTTTGTGTCGCAAGGACATTATAATGGCACGTGCTAGTATACATAACTCAAAAATGAGGAGGAACAGCAGCTTGTGTGGGAGTGACTGCGCCTCGTGCGACTAGGAAGGGTGGCATTATCTTAGGCACGCTTTAGAGATTCGACCGCCATGAAAAGAGCAAAGTCCAGATGCCCTAACTTATGCAAGTGAAACGCTGAGGTAGGTGTTGGTCCCTGTAAACATACACTGGAGCTTTTCCGTCAGACAATATCAAGGGGCCTTTTATCAGTTAAGGGTATGGCATGAAAAACCCCTGCTTTCGCGCAGGGGCATGAAGACTACACTTAAGACTATTCTACCGCTTGAACCGCAAGACCGTGAGGAATGGCTCGCCCATGTGCATCGACGTGCACAAACTTGGCCTGGCCCTCTACTAAATGCTCTGACTCACCGTTACGCAGCACTTGGCCTTGTACGGTTATGCTGGTGCGACCTACTTGCACAACGCAAGTCTCGATGGTGACAATGTCCCCCTTGTTGGCAGGGCGCTTAAACTCAAGCGACTGCAAGCTTACGCAGACAATAGACTCGGGGCGACGGGTTACGCTGGCCACCGCAATAAAGCAAGCCTCTACAAACCACTCGGCCATGCGTCCGGCAAACAGGGTGCCGTGG
This Bacillota bacterium DNA region includes the following protein-coding sequences:
- a CDS encoding acyl-CoA thioesterase yields the protein MAEWFVEACFIAVASVTRRPESIVCVSLQSLEFKRPANKGDIVTIETCVVQVGRTSITVQGQVLRNGESEHLVEGQAKFVHVDAHGRAIPHGLAVQAVE